The Lentzea guizhouensis genome contains a region encoding:
- a CDS encoding DUF4232 domain-containing protein: MRATILAVVLAVSAASCAASPPSTAQSGQSAQDQTTQGSTAQTTTAPTPTGGGKQEPAVKAEITMQGKPGVGLLAATNQGTTPITFQGWPKLTFTNAAGGPAAIPVEQKLVPGEGPSITLQPGQTAFAGVQFDTDDTTSFAINEITVELPGMLPAKVRFIGTDGQPIANVSSMKVSEAKVGTMQPATQGVLLFD; encoded by the coding sequence ATGCGTGCCACCATCCTCGCCGTCGTTCTCGCGGTCAGTGCCGCCTCCTGCGCGGCATCGCCGCCGAGCACCGCCCAGTCCGGCCAGAGCGCGCAGGACCAGACCACGCAGGGCTCGACCGCCCAGACCACGACCGCGCCGACGCCGACCGGCGGGGGAAAGCAGGAACCCGCCGTCAAGGCCGAGATCACCATGCAGGGCAAGCCGGGCGTGGGGTTGCTGGCCGCCACCAACCAGGGCACCACGCCCATCACCTTCCAGGGCTGGCCGAAGCTCACCTTCACCAACGCCGCCGGTGGGCCCGCCGCCATCCCGGTGGAGCAGAAGCTGGTGCCGGGTGAGGGGCCCTCGATCACGTTGCAGCCGGGGCAGACCGCGTTCGCCGGGGTGCAGTTCGACACCGACGACACCACTTCGTTCGCGATCAACGAGATAACGGTGGAGCTGCCCGGGATGCTGCCGGCCAAGGTGAGGTTCATCGGGACTGATGGGCAGCCGATCGCCAACGTGAGCAGCATGAAGGTGAGCGAGGCGAAGGTGGGCACGATGCAGCCGGCGACGCAGGGCGTGCTGCTCTTCGACTGA